In Candidatus Latescibacterota bacterium, the genomic stretch CTTTCCGGAAGGAGTGAGGATTGGACGAAAGAATGATAACCGACCCGCAGGCTTCCCCGGAAGAGCTTAGATCTGAATCGACTCTGAGGCCGAAGACTCTTGATGAGTTTATCGGTCAGAAGAAGCTCAAGGAGAACCTCTCCATATTCATACAGGCCGCCTGCAAGAGAGAGGAACACCTCGATCACGTCCTTCTCTATGGTCCCCCCGGGTTGGGCAAGACTACTCTTGCGAATATCATTGCCAGAGAACTTGGTGTAAATATCAGGATCTCCTCCGGACCTGTCTTTCAATCCCCCGCGGAACTCCTGGGAATACTGACTCAGCTCGAGGCCCGCGACGTACTTTTCATCGACGAGATACACAGGCTCGGACGGGTGGTCGAGGAGCATATCTATCCCGCGATGGAGGAGTTTCGTTGTGAACTGATAGTGGACAAGGGTCCCCATGCCAGACATTATTCACTTCCCCTCGAGCCGTTCACCCTCATCGGCGCGACGACCAGGGCCGGTATGATCACGCCACCGATGCGCAGCCGTTTCGGTGTTGTGATGAGGCTTGATTTCTATTCTACCGAGGACATGCTTAAGATAGTTAAACGTTCCGCGGGCCTTCTAGATGTCGAAATTGATGAGGATGGCGCTATAGAGATTTCCAGACGTTCACGCGGGACTCCGAGAATAGCTAACAGGCTTCTACGTCGCGTAAGGGATTTCGCCCAGATCAAGGGTGAGGGACATATCGACAGGGAAATGGCCGATTATGCTCTGGGTATGCTCGACGTCGATTTCAAGGGGCTTAACGAGATGGACAGGCGGATCCTGTCGACGATTATTGAGAAGTTCTCGGGAGGTCCTGTAGGTATAGGCTCTCTTGCCGTAGCCGTGGCAGAAGAGGGGGAGACGATCGAGGATGTCTATGAACCGTTTCTTATCCAGGAAGGGCTGTTACAACGTACGTCGAGGGGCAGGATGGTCACCGAAGCGGGATACTCGCATATGAATGCAGAACGTGGACCTGTCGACCCGAAGCAGGGCAATATCTTCTAGGGCGTACTCGCCGATTGGAATAATCATGAAACTTGAAGATTTTAATTATGGACTGCCTGAGGAACTTATCGCACAGCATCCTCTTGCGGAAAGAGATGACAGCAGACTTCTGCTGCTGGACAGGGATTCAGGGACGGTACGGGAAACTGTGTTCGCGAATTTCGCCCGATATTTAAAAGAGGGGGATATCGTCGTCGTCAACGAGACGCGGGTCATTCCTGCCAGACTTCTTGGAGAGAAAGAGACGGGGGCGAAGATCGAGATCTTTCTGACCTTCTCTCTCGGAGATGGATATTGGGAGGCCTTGTGCCGACCGTCTAAACGCCTTTCACCGGGAGACCGGGTCCTGATCGAAGAGTCTGAATATGCTGTCACGATCGAGAAAGAGATCGGGGGCGGGCAGTGGAAAGTATCTCTTCCCACGGGAATACCTGAAAGTCAGTTTATACAAGAATACGGGCATGTGCCTCTTCCTCCGTACATCAAACGTGAGGATGCAGACGAGGACCGCGAGCGTTACCAGACTATTTTTGCCAGGAAAGAAGGTTCCGTAGCGGCGCCGACGGCAGGCCTTCATTTCACAGACAGGGTGATGAGAAATATTGAGCGTAAAGGGGCGGTAGTGATCCCGGTGACTCTGCATGTCGGGCCAGGCACATTTCGTCCTCTGGACAGCGATATAGTGGAGGAGAACCGGCTTCCGCAAGAACACCTGATGGTCAGGGCGGATTTCTGGGACCAGATACGCGGCGCGCGCGCGGATGGCAGGGAGATCATCGCTGTGGGGACCACGGTCACCAGGGCGCTTGAAGCGCTTGCCAGCGGCAGGGTCGACGACAGGACCGAGGTGGATATCGATGGTGTCGAGCATATCCTCGGCGCTACAGACCTGTTCATCTATCCGGGATTCAAGTTCAAGCTGATAGATGCTCTGGTCACAAATTTCCATCTTCCGATGTCCAGTCTCTTTGTCCTTGTATCCGCTTTCGCCGGTCGCGAGGAGATGCTCCGGGTCTACGACTGGGCGGTACAGAGAAAATACAGGTTCTACAGTTACGGCGACGCGATGTTTATCAGATAGTGAGGGGTGGATTGGCTTTCAATTTCGAATTGCTGGCAAAGGACCCTTCCGGCGCCAGGTACGGCAGGATAGAGACCGACCACGGAATGATCGAGACTCCCATCTTCATGCCGGTCGGCACTCAGGGGACAGTAAAGTCTCTCGCGCAGGAAGATCTCAGGGATATAGGGGCGGAGATCATCCTGGCCAACACCTATCATATCCATCTTCGTCCGGGCGAGCAGCTTCTGGCCGAGGCTGGAGGGATACACCGGTTCATGGCATGGGACAGGCCCGTACTGACTGACAGCGGGGGCTACCAGGTATTCAGTCTGGCGGATCTCAACAAGATCACTGACGAAGGCGTGGAATTCAAATCGCATATCGATGGTTCGAAACGTTTTCTTACACCTGAAAGTGTAGTGGATATACAACTCGATATCGGTTCGGATATCATGATGGTCCTTGACCAGTGTGTCGAGTATCCCTGCTCTGAAGAGGATGCCCGGAAAGCCCTGGAAAGGACAACGGACTGGGCGAAAAGAAGCCTCAAAGCTTACGGCCCCAGAATTGTAAGGAACGATTACGAAAGAGTCCTTTTTGCTATTGTGCAGGGTTCGGTCTATCCCGAGTTGAGAGAGAGATCGGCACGTGAACTGGTCGAGCTGGATTTCCCCGGTTACGCTATAGGAGGACTTTCTGTAGGGGAACCCAAGGAAGATCTTTACGGGATGGCTGCTCTCACTGCTTCATTTCTGCCCGAGGACAAGCCACGCTATCTTATGGGAGTGGGTTTCCCCGAGGATATAGTGGAAGCGGTCGCTCGAGGGATCGATATGTTCGATTGTGTCATGCCCACGAGGAACGCCCGGAACGGTACCGTTTTTACCTCAAGGGGCAGGGTCATACTGAAAAACGCCGCCAACACCAGAGATTTCGGCCCACTCGACCCGGATTGTGATTGCCATGTCTGCAAGACCTACAGCAGGGCTTATATGAGGCATCTCTTCATGGCCGGTGAGATGCTCGGGCCAAGACTCGCGACCTATCACAGCCTTTATTTTTACTTGCATCTTGTCCGTCAAATGAGGCAAGTTATCAGGGAAGGAAATTTTACCGAATGGAGGAAAGAGTTTTACGCGAAATACGGAGATCCATTTAAAGAATAATCGACAATAAAGTTGAGGAGGAAAAGTGTATAATATCATGTTTGCATTGAGTGGCGCGGGTCAGAGTGGTGAAGGCGGAAATCCCTTTATGATGTTCGTGCCGATCATCCTGATTTTCGTAGTGTTCTATTTTATTCTGATCAGGCCGCAGCAGAAGAAACAGAAGGCTCACCAGGCGCTTCTCTCGCAGTTGAAAAAGGGTGATAAGGTAGTTACTAACGGCGGACTTTACGGTACCGTCTCAGACGCCAAGGATCATGTCGTGGTCCTGAAGATCGCCGAGAACGTCAAGGTCGAAGTAGTAAAGAGCGCGGTAGCTACAGTGATTGAAAAAAAGGAATAGTGGGGGGGCGGAATAATCGCCCGGCAGAGCTGTTCCGGACAAGATAATAATGTCAACGATGCGTGTTCGAATATATGGGGACCCGGTCCTCAGAAAGAAATCAGAGAAAGTCACGGAATTCGACGATGAGCTCCTGGCGTTTCTCGATGATATGGCTGAGACGATGATTCTTGAAGATGGGGTCGGGTTGGCTGCTCCCCAGGTAGGGGTCTCGAAACAGATAGCCGTGATAAACAGGGAACCCGGTAATCCCGCTTCCCTTATCAAGGTGATCAATCCAGAGATCGTTAATTTCAGTGATGAGAACGAAAATGTGGAGGAGGGTTGCTTGAGCGTGCCAGGAATCCGCGGCAAGGTCGTTCGGCCGACTTCTCTGGAGATGACTTACCAGGATGAAAAGGGAGAGCGGTACGAGTTGAAGACGGATGGGCTCGAGGCCAGGATCATACAGCACGAACTCGATCATCTCAATGGTGTCCTTTTCGTGGACAAGCTGTCACTCGCCAAGAAAGTCCTTATCAAAGGAAAGCTTCGTGAACTCTCCAGGAGAGGTCGAGAGGGGGACTAGATGTCAGGAGTGGTCTTCTTCGGGTCTCCCGAATTCGCAGTACCGGCTCTAAAGGCCCTTATATCCTCTGAATATTCTCCTGGAATGGTAGTGACTCAGCCTGACAGATGCTGTGGAAGGGGGATGTCGTCGAAGCCGACGCCGGTCAGAGAGGTGGCAGAAGCGAACGGGATCGAGGTGGTCTGTGCATCGCGGTTCGGTGAGGGTGATATAATCAATCGGCTCGAATCTGCCGGGGCGGATTTTTTTGTAGTGGTAGCCTTCGGACTTATTTTTCCCAAACGGGTCCTGGGCATTCCGAGCAAGGAATGCATCAATGTACACGCGTCACTTCTTCCAGCCTGGAGAGGCGCCAGCCCGGTAAATATGGCCATCGTGAACGGTGATACCTTCAGCGGCGTCAGCACGATGAGAATGGTAAGAAAACTCGATGCCGGTCCTGTATTCATGCAGGAGGTGCTTCCGATAGATCCGGTCGAAGATGCAGGCTCCCTTTCTATCCGGTTGGCGGATTCGGGTGCGACGCTGCTTGTGAAGACATTGCGGGCCATCGATGACGGAGGATCGATACCTGTCGATCAACCTCAGGAAGGAATCTCCCGTGCCCCGATGCTGAAGAAAGAGGATGGTCTGATACCCTGGGACAAGAATGTGTTTGAAGTACATGATCACATAAGAGGTATGAATCCGTGGCCGGGAAGTTTTACATGGCATAAGGGTAGATACATCAAGGTTCTCAGTGCGCGCCCATGCGGCACTGTCTGTGTCTGCGGCAGACCGGGCGAGATAGCCTGCGCCGGAGAGGATGGCGTGATAGTATCCTGTGGCACCGGTACTCTGAGGATCGAAAGGCTGCAGGTGGAAGGTAAAAAGCCGCTGGCTGCCAGGGAATTTCTGAGAGGGTACAGGCTTGAAGCGGGTGAGTTTCTCGTAGAGGAGAAGTGATGGAGGGAAAAAAGAAAAAGGGATACCATCCAGTAATATTCTACCTGTTCGTATTTGCAGCTGCTTTTATTGTGGGGATCGTCATATTCAACTTTATTGTCCTGCCATTACTTGTCGGGAGGGGCGACATCGCGATCGTTCCACAGATTAAAGGGATGCAGTTTTCGCATGCGGAAGAGGCATGCAGGGAAAAGGAACTTAATCTGATGGTGACCGGTGAGCGTCATTCTGTTGAATTTCCCACTGGTACGGTGATCGAACAGGATCCGGGTTCTGGTGAAAGCCTGAAGGGTAACAGGACCGTGAAGGTCGTTATCAGTTCTGGCCCAAAACTGGAGACTGTGCCGGAGATGTACGGAGAATCGATACGCCAGGCGGAACTGATGCTGGATGCGTCCGGACTGGAAAAGGGCAGGATAGTCAGGATATTCTCGAACGAGGAAGGTCCGAACAGAGTGATCTCAGCGAGTCCGTCTGTTGGTTCCCGGACTCCCGCAGGGTCGGGAGTAGACCTGCTACTTTCGATGACCGGGGAACCCAGGGTGTACATGATGCCCGACCTGAGGGGGAAGGACCTGCTGTTCGTAAGGGAAAGGCTGGAGAGTTGCGGGTTCCACGTTTCGAGGGTTGTAAGCAGGAAAGATATGGATATGTTCCCCAATACGATCCTTTCACAGAATCCGGATCCCGGTCAGGCGATCAAGGAGGGAGGAACAATTGAACTCGTTGTCTCGACGGTTGAGTGAACTGGGTACTGTGGCAGTCGCCCCATCAATGCTGGCGGCCGATTTTACCGATATAAGGGCTGAAATCGAGGCTGTAGAGAAGTCGGGCGCAGATTTTCTCCATCTCGATGTGATGGATGGGAATTTTGTGGAGAATATCACGTTCGGCCCGATGATCGTCGAGGCCATAGCCCGAGTGAGTAAGGTTCCTCTGATAACCCACCTGATGATCAGCGACCCGGGGAAATATGCTCCAGAATTCATAAAAGCGGGGAGCTCTGCGATAAGTATTCATTATGAGGCCGTGGAATCCGGACATCGGGAACTTCTCGAAGAAATCAGGTCCGGGGGATGTCTCGCCGGGCTGGCAGTCAATCCTGATACTTCGATAGCTGAATTCAGGGATCTTCTTGATGGAATCGACCTTCTGCTCGCGATGACTGTGTTCCCGGGCTTCGGAGGTCAGAAGTTCATGCCTGAAGTGATGGGTAAGGTCAGGGAAGCAGTTGCGATCAGGGAGGCTAAAGGTTTAGATTTCGTTATAGAGGTGGATGGAGGGGTCAATCCTTCCTCTGCCGATTCGGTCAGAGAAGCAGGAGGACAGATACTCGTGGCAGGTTCAGCTGTATTCGGTACGGATGATTACTCCGGGGCGATAGCCTCGATCAGGGGTGCCTGAAGAATAGATGCCGGATTGCCCCGGCTCCTTCCTCTATTCCCTTCATCTGTTTTCACTTGCCTGTTATAAGGAATCGTGTTATTTTATGTCATTTCCCGGCAGGAGTGACAAGAGTTGTTCCATGACCTGAACGAAAAATTCGCCCGTGTTTTCAAGGAATTGCGGGGACACGGCAAGGTTCGAGAGAACCATATAGAAAAAGCTATGAAGGAGGTCCGAAGGGCCCTTCTTGAGGCTGACGTAAATTACAAGGTAGTAAAGGGTTTCGTCAGCAGGACGGGTGAGCGGGCAACTGGCAAAAAAGTGCTTGAAAGCCTGAGTCCCGACCAGCAGATTATAAAGATCGTCCACGAGGAGCTTGTTCATGTCCTCGGGGAAGAGCCGTCACCTTTCCGACTTTCAGGTTCGCCGGCCACAGTGATGGTATGTGGACTCCAGGGAGCTGGAAAGACAAGTTTTGTGGCGAAGCTTGCCGTTCATCTGATGAAGAAGGGACGGAATCCTCTGCTTGTGGCAGCGGATGTGTACCGTCCGGCGGCAATAGAACAGTTGAAGGTACTCGGTGGCGAGATAAATGTCCCGGTATTTGCGCCGGGAGCCGATGTGCCGGTGGGCAGGATCGTCTCTGATGCTCTTAAAGAGGCGAAACTGAAGTTGAAGGATACGATCATCATCGATACGGCCGGAAGGCTGCATATCGACCGTGAGATGATGAAGGAACTCAGCGAGATCAAGAGTATCCTCGACCCCGAAGAGATACTACTGGTCCTTGACAGTATGACTGGACAGGAAGCTGTCAATGTGGCCGGGGAGTTTAAGAGTGAGATTGATTTTACAGGCGTCGTCCTGACGAAACTCGATGGCGATACTCGCGGTGGAGCGGCTCTTTCCGTTTCAGCCATAGCGAAAGTGCCTATCAAGTTTGTCTGCGTGGGTGAGAGGCCTTCTGACCTCGAGGTGTTTTACCCTGACAGGATGGCAGGAAGGATCCTGGGAATGGGAGACGTGATGTCTCTCGTGGAAAAAGCCCAGGAGACGATAGATGAAAAGAAGGTTATGGAGCTTGAAAAAAAGCTCCGCAAGGAAGCTTTCACTCTCGAAGACTTTCTTGACCAGCTCCAGCGGCTGAAAAAGATGGGGCCGGTAGATCAGATCCTCGGGATGATACCGGGGATGAAGACGAAAGGCTCTCTCTCGCCTGACGTCGGTGAAAAAGAGATGAAGAGGCTGGAGGCTATCATCCAGTCGATGACCCCGGAAGAGAGGCGTTCTCCGCAGCTCATCGACGGGTCGCGGCGCAAGAGGATAGCCAGGGGTAGTGGAACGAGTGTGCAGGATGTGAACAGGCTCCTCAGCCAGTTTCAACAGATGAGGAAGATGATGAAGAAATTCTCAGGGTTCTCCGGAAAATTACCGATGAACCTGCCGTTTTCCTGAGCAGTAATGTACTAACGACCGATGGAGGTTCAAGTTGGCAGTAAAGATCAGACTGAAGAAAATGGGCGCAAAGAAAAGGCCTTTTTACAGGATCGTCGCGGCGGATGAGAGGTGCCCGCGTGACGGACGTTTTATCGAGATTATAGGCTATTACAATCCGCTTACCGACCCCGCAGATATCAAGGTCGATGAGGACAAGCTTTACAAGTGGCTCGACAACGGGGCAAAGCCTACTGATAACACCAAAGACGTCCTGAAACAGTTGCATCTGATAGAGAAGTGGCAGCTTCTCAAATCGGGCGTGCCTATTGCACAGATCGATGCGACGATCGCAGAGCGCAGGGCAAAACAGCCGAAGCCGAAGGAAAAGGTAAAAGGGAAATTGTCCAAGAAAGCTGTTGCCGCAGCGAAGGTTGCTGAAGAAGCCAAGGTAAAAGAGGCAGAGGAAGCCGCGAAGGCAATAGAGGAAGCCGCGAAGGCAGAAGAGGAAGAAAAGACAAAAGCAGCTGAAGGCGCAGCGGATGAAACGACTCCGGATGCTGGAGAGAATACAGAAGGTGCCGGCGAGGCTGAGACCCCTTCCGGGGAATAACCTGAGGGAGAGGAACGATCCGGTCACTGGCTGCTGAGCGTGGCTGGCGGATGTTCTGAAAGGAAGTCGGATAGATGAACGTGGAAAAGATCAAAAAGATGATCCACCGGATCTGTGAGATGCTTGTCGACAGACCGGATACGATAACGATAATCGAAGAAAGTCGAGACGAGACGACGATTCTGGTCCTCTCGGTAGACAAGGGTGATGTCGGCAAGATCATCGGAAGGAACGGACAGACGGCGAAGGCTCTCAGGGCTCTGGTGAATGCTGCCGCTACCAGAATGGGTGAGCGGGTCCTGCTGGAGATCCGTGAATAAGAGGTTCGGATCGGAGCATGATGACAGCAGAGATAGTCTTGTTGGGCAAGATCGTTAAGACGGTCGGATTGAAAGGCGAAGTAAAACTTTTGCCTGGCCCTGATTTCTGGCCCGGCACACTTGGTGTCGATGGTCTCGGTCTGGTTTCTCCGAAAGGAGTACGCAGGCAGGTCCGAATCGACAGGAAGAGACCGAAGGGTAATACATTTGTCATCAAGCTGTCGGGTGTCGACACTATAGATGAGGCCGAACATTGTGTGGGTAGTACGCTGGAAGTCTCGATGGACCAGATTGACGAAGCTTCTGCGCCGGACAGACTACTTCCTTTCCAGGTAATAGGTGCCGAAGTGAGGCTGCCTGATGGAGAGGTCGTAGGGACCGTGACCGATATGCTTCTTGGTCCAGGGCAGGATTGCCTGATTGTTGAACGGGATGCCGAGCAGTTGATTATACCGAACGTTCCCGAAGTCGTTGTGAATGTCGATATAGAGAAGAAAATAATTGAGATAGATCCTCCCGAAGGGTTACTCGATCTTAGATGGTGAGGAGTCGGTCGCGATGGAGTTTCATTTTCTGACTATATTCCCGGAACTCTTTCCGGGGGTCCTGGAAACGGGAGTCCTGGGGGTAGCGGGCAGGAAAGATGCTGCCAGTTATAACGTGATCAACCTCAGGGATTTTACGAGCGATCCCCACAGGACTGTCGACGATTATCCCTACGGTGGCGGACCGGGCATGGTGATGATGGCTCCTCCGGTGGTAGAGGCTGTTGAGTCGGTAAGGTCTGAAAATGAAAAGGACGAAGTTCCGGTGATAATGCTTTCACCAGCAGGAAAGATCCTGAGGCAGTCAGACGCCAGAAGACTTGCCGAAATGAAAAAGATCGTATTCGTCTGCGGACGTTATAAGGGTGTGGACGAGAGGGTGGAGAGGATGGTAGTGACCGAGATGATCTCGGTGGGCGATTACATAGTGAGCGGAGGGGAACTCCCGGCGCTCATAGTGGCGGACGCGGTCGTACGCCACCTGCCAGGCGTCCTGGGTGACGACAGAAGCAGGGAGACCGATTCGTTCGATATAGAGAGAGAATTCTCCCTGGACGCGGCATACTATACCAGGCCGCCTGAATACAGGGGAGTCGGGATCCCTGAAGTACTGATTTCGGGGAACCACGCGAAGATCGATGAGTGGAGAAGAGAGTCTGGTATGGAGCGGACCGCCAGATTTCGCCCCGATCTTATGGAGCGTTCAAATTAAACGAAACAGGAGGCAGAGATGAACATTCTTGACCAGATATCTGCGAGGCAGGTAAAGGATTCCCCGCCCGATTTCCGGGTAGGAGACACGGTGAAGATCGATGTAAAGGTCGTAGAGGGAAAGAGGGAAAGGATCCAGCTTTTCCAGGGAACGGTCATCCAGCGTAAGGGTGGCGGTATAGGCGAAACATTCACTGTGAGAAAGATCAGTGGTGGCATCGGTGTGGAAAGGGTATTTCCCCTTCATTCACCTCACCTTGCCGATATAAAGGTGATACGACAGGGCAAGGTCCGCAGGGCCAAACTTTTCTACCTGCGTGAGCTCAAGGGCAAGGCTGCCAGGATCAAGGACAAAAGGGATATAAGAAGGTAATGTCCTCCAGGGCCCGGTCGCGTTTCGAGAGACTTGTAGATTTCGATGCAGGATTTATCGGATCTGGTGACGGGATGCTTGCAGGTGTGGACGAAGCGGGGCGGGGAGCGTTAGCCGGGCCTGTAGTCGCCGCGGCAGTCATATGCCGCCCTCATGACGATCTTCTGGAAGTCAGGGACAGCAAGCTTATTTCTGAAAACAGAAGAGAGTTCCTTTTCGATCTCATAAAGGAAAAGTGTCTTGCGTACTCTGTAGGTATTGTGGGTCCTGAGGAGATCGATCGTATCAACATCCTCAGGGCTACAATGATCGCGATGCGGCAGGCTATTCTGGGGTTATCGGTAGACCCGGGGATAGTGCTGGTGGACGGCAGGCAACTGCCCGAGACGATGATAAGGGCCGTGGCAGTGATCAAGGGCGATGGAAAGAGTTTCAGTGTCGCCGCAGCATCGATTATTGCCAAGGTGACCAGAGACAGGATGATGCGGGTGAGTGACGCGGAGTATCCCGGGTACGGATTCGTCAGGAACAAGGGGTACGGGACGAAGGAACATTTCGAGGCGATACACTCACTCGGAAAGGCCGATATTCACAGGAAAAGTTTCAGGACAGGGCAATGGGGATGAGGAGGGAAATGGTGTGGATGGGACTTCAGTGGGAAACTCTGGCGAGAAGATAGCGGAGGAATATCTCAGGCTCTCAGAATTTACAATACTTGAGAAAAACTACAGGGTGGCGGGACTCGAAGTCGACATAATAGCGGTCGATGGGGCCTGCCTTGTTTTTGTCGAGGTTAAGACAAGGCGTACCAGCACTTTCGGTGACGCCGTAGACGCAATTCATCCCGGGAAGATGGTACGGATCAGGAAAGCGGCCAGGCATTATATCTCAACCAACAGGGTTGACAGAAGTTATGAAGAGATACGGTTCGATGTGGTAGCTATCGACCATTCTTCAATGAGAGGTGAAATGCTCCTGAGGCATATAAGGGGAGTTCTATAAAAAGACTTGATTTGAGAAGATATTACATCTATTTTATCTCTAGTGATTTTGAATTATAAGGAGGGTTTCAGGGTGACTCAGAAGAGAAATATTATCTGCCTGGTATTGATGGCTGGTTTAGTGTTTTCCGGATGTACGGTATATGACACTCAGCTCAAGGACATACCAATAGAAATGGAAGATCAGCTCCTGGAAGATTATATCGGCAGGAAAGCCTGGACAAGGACTCTTCTGATCGATATTGGAGCCAACAACGGTATAATCGACCGTGATGTCGAGGTAAGGATCGTATCTCTCGATTTTCACTGGAATGGCGCTGTAGGGGTCAAGGGTCCCAATAACAAGATAATCAGGCACTCGCTGGACCTTCCCCGGCCTATCACCAGGGAATCTTTCGAAGAGAGGCTCAGTCGGGTGCTCTGGTTCAAGAAACCCGATTACAGGTACAGGATGAACCTCAGAGAATTCGGCAAGAGAACGGCCAAAGCCATTTACAACCACGAGTTGTTCAAAGGAATGCCCAAAGCAGCGGCGCTTCACTCATGGGGCTATCCGGATCAGATAAAGACGAACGATATCGGTGGCATGGTCACGGAACAGTGGATCTACATGGATCCAAGGCCGGGGAACAAGAAAAGA encodes the following:
- a CDS encoding ribonuclease HII, giving the protein MSSRARSRFERLVDFDAGFIGSGDGMLAGVDEAGRGALAGPVVAAAVICRPHDDLLEVRDSKLISENRREFLFDLIKEKCLAYSVGIVGPEEIDRINILRATMIAMRQAILGLSVDPGIVLVDGRQLPETMIRAVAVIKGDGKSFSVAAASIIAKVTRDRMMRVSDAEYPGYGFVRNKGYGTKEHFEAIHSLGKADIHRKSFRTGQWG
- a CDS encoding YraN family protein; the protein is MDGTSVGNSGEKIAEEYLRLSEFTILEKNYRVAGLEVDIIAVDGACLVFVEVKTRRTSTFGDAVDAIHPGKMVRIRKAARHYISTNRVDRSYEEIRFDVVAIDHSSMRGEMLLRHIRGVL
- the rplS gene encoding 50S ribosomal protein L19 is translated as MNILDQISARQVKDSPPDFRVGDTVKIDVKVVEGKRERIQLFQGTVIQRKGGGIGETFTVRKISGGIGVERVFPLHSPHLADIKVIRQGKVRRAKLFYLRELKGKAARIKDKRDIRR
- the rimM gene encoding ribosome maturation factor RimM (Essential for efficient processing of 16S rRNA); this translates as MMTAEIVLLGKIVKTVGLKGEVKLLPGPDFWPGTLGVDGLGLVSPKGVRRQVRIDRKRPKGNTFVIKLSGVDTIDEAEHCVGSTLEVSMDQIDEASAPDRLLPFQVIGAEVRLPDGEVVGTVTDMLLGPGQDCLIVERDAEQLIIPNVPEVVVNVDIEKKIIEIDPPEGLLDLRW
- the trmD gene encoding tRNA (guanosine(37)-N1)-methyltransferase TrmD; translation: MEFHFLTIFPELFPGVLETGVLGVAGRKDAASYNVINLRDFTSDPHRTVDDYPYGGGPGMVMMAPPVVEAVESVRSENEKDEVPVIMLSPAGKILRQSDARRLAEMKKIVFVCGRYKGVDERVERMVVTEMISVGDYIVSGGELPALIVADAVVRHLPGVLGDDRSRETDSFDIEREFSLDAAYYTRPPEYRGVGIPEVLISGNHAKIDEWRRESGMERTARFRPDLMERSN